Proteins encoded by one window of Lathyrus oleraceus cultivar Zhongwan6 chromosome 1, CAAS_Psat_ZW6_1.0, whole genome shotgun sequence:
- the LOC127114604 gene encoding non-specific lipid-transfer protein 2 gives MKIAQIAICTFLLLLLVNVQVSMAVTCSPVQLSSCVSAITSSTPPSKLCCSKIKEQRPCLCQYLKNPNLRKFVNSPNARKVANTCGTPFPRC, from the coding sequence atgaaaatagcACAAATTGCTATTTGCACCTTCCTTTTGCTGCTTTTGGTTAATGTTCAAGTGTCAATGGCAGTAACATGCAGTCCAGTGCAGCTTAGCTCATGTGTGAGTGCAATCACTTCTTCAACTCCTCCATCTAAACTATGCTGCTCCAAGATAAAAGAACAAAGACCTTGCCTTTGCCAATACCTCAAGAATCCCAATCTTAGGAAGTTTGTTAACTCTCCTAATGCAAGGAAAGTTGCTAACACTTGTGGAACTCCCTTCCCAAGGTGCTAA
- the LOC127114423 gene encoding kinesin-like protein NACK1, with translation MTVKTPGTPASKIDRTPASTPGGPRAREDKIVVTVRLRPLNRREQLAKDQVAWDCIDDYTIVYKPPQYERATQPASFTFDKVFGPASVTEAVYEEGVKNVALSALMGINATVFAYGQTSSGKTYTMRGITEKAVNDIYNHIMKNPERNFTIKISGLEIYNENVRDLLNSEPGRSLKLLDDPEKGTVVEKLVEETAKDDKHLRHLISICEAQRQVGETALNDNSSRSHQIIRLTIQSTLREEADCVKSFVATLNFVDLAGSERAAQTHADGTRLKEGCHINLSLMTLTTVIRKLSVGKRSGHIPYRDSKLTRILQHSLGGNARTAIICTLSPALTHVEQSRNTLYFATRAKEVTNNAQVNMVVPEKQLVKHLQKEVARLEAVLRTPDPSKEKDWKIQQMEMEIEELKRQRDQAQTQVDELRRKLQEDQQVSKPLESAHSSVKKCLSFTGALPSPKSGLGCERVRNASLRQSMRQSSTAPFALMHEIRKLEHLQEQLGEEANRALEVLQKEVACHRLGNQDAAETIAKLQSEIREMRSVRPAPKAVVVGSMVSVNKSVSANLKEEITRLHSQGSTIANLEQQLENVQKSIDKLVMSLPNNFQTLITNEVSPKHKKEHKRKKLLPLCSSNSANRPNFIRSPCSPLSTTQQVLESDIENKAPENDDNVSTEIHPESEKDTPSKSEETGDITSKENTPGYRRSSSVNMKKMQKMFQNAAEENVRSIRAYVTELKERVAKLQYQKQLLVCQVLELEANEASGHNIEDEVDTGEPEEPQVLWQVTFKEQRQLILELWDACYVSIIHRTQFYLLFKGDPADQIYVEVELRRLTWLQQHLAELGNASPAPNVGGDEPTISLSSSMRALKREREFLAKRLISRLTPEERETLYMKWDVPLEGKQRKMQFINKLWTDPHDQRHVEESAEIVAKLVGFCTGGNMSKEMFELNFVLPSDKRPWLMGWNHLTNLLNL, from the exons ATGACTGTGAAAACACCTGGAACACCGGCCTCAAAGATAGATAGGACACCGGCATCAACTCCTGGAGGGCCAAGAGCTCGGGAAGACAAGATTGTGGTTACAGTAAGGTTAAGGCCTTTAAACAGAAGGGAACAATTGGCTAAAGACCAGGTGGCATGGGATTGCATTGATGATTATACTATTGTGTATAAACCACCGCAATATGAACGTGCTACTCAACCGGCATCCTTTACTTTTG ATAAAGTTTTTGGTCCTGCTTCTGTTACCGAGGCAGTATATGAAGAAGGAGTAAAGAATGTTGCATTGTCTGCACTGATGGGGATCAATG CTACTGTTTTTGCTTATGGACAAACTAGTAGTGGAAAGACATACACAATGAGAGGAATCACAGAGAAGGCCGTCAATGATATTTATAACCATATAATGAAG AATCCTGAGAGAAATTTCACTATAAAAATATCTGGACTAGAAATATACAATGAAAATGTAAGGGACTTGTTAAATTCAGAACCTGGTCGAAGTTTGAAGCTTTTAGATGATCCTGAG AAAGGTACTGTGGTTGAGAAATTGGTGGAAGAAACAGCAAAGGATGACAAACACTTGAGACATTTGATCTCCATTTGTGAAG CTCAAAGACAGGTGGGTGAAACTGCTCTGAATGATAACAGCTCGAGGTCTCACCAGATAATAAGACTG ACAATTCAAAGCACTCTTCGTGAAGAAGCAGATTGTGTGAAATCTTTTGTTGCAACCCTG AACTTTGTTGATCTGGCTGGAAGTGAGAGGGCTGCACAGACACATGCAGATGGCACTAGGCTCAAAGAAGGCTGCCATATTAACCTTAGCCTTATGACCCTTACAACTGTTATCAGGAAGCTCAG TGTTGGGAAAAGAAGTGGTCATATACCTTATAGAGATTCGAAGCTCACGCGAATTCTGCAACATTCCCTTGGTGGGAATGCACGCACTGCCATTATATGTACCTTGAGTCCAGCATTAACTCATGTAGAGCAATCACGAAATACCCTCTACTTTGCTACTCGGGCTAAAGAAGTTACAAATAATGCTCAAGTAAACATG GTGGTACCAGAAAAGCAGCTTGTTAAACATTTGCAAAAGGAAGTGGCAAGGCTGGAAGCAGTACTGCGTACTCCTGATCCATCTAAAGAAAAGGATTGGAAAATTCAACAG ATGGAAATGGAAATTGAAGAGCTGAAACGTCAGAGAGATCAAGCACAAACTCAAGTCGATGAGTTACgaagaaagcttcaagaagacCAACAG GTCTCAAAGCCACTTGAATCAGCACATTCTTCAGTCAAAAAGTGTCTATCTTTCACTGGTGCATTACCTTCACCAAAATCAGGGCTAGGCTGTGAGAGAGTGAGAAACGCGTCATTAAGACAGTCCATGAGGCAATCATCCACTGCTCCTTTTGCCCTTATGCATGAAATTCGCAAACTTGAGCACCTCCAGGAGCAGCTAGGCGAAGAAGCCAACAGAGCTTTGGAAGTATTACAAAAAGAAGTGGCATGTCATAGATTAGGTAACCAAGATGCAGCAGAGACAATTGCGAAGCTGCAATCAGAAATAAGGGAAATGCGTTCTGTTAGGCCAGCACCTAAAGCAGTTGTAGTTGGAAGCATGGTTTCTGTCAACAAAAGTGTCAGTGCTAATCTAAAGGAAGAGATTACCCGTCTCCATTCACAAGGAAGCACCATTGCAAATCTTGAGCAGCAGCTTGAGAATGTGCAAAAGTCTATAGACAAGTTGGTGATGTCTCTCCCTAACAACTTTCAAACTTTAATAACCAATGAAGTATCCCCCAAGCATAAAAAGGAACATAAAAGGAAGAAGTTGCTTCCTTTATGTTCAAGTAACTCTGCTAATCGCCCGAACTTTATTAGATCTCCCTGCTCACCATTATCTACTACTCAACAAGTTTTGGAATCTGATATTGAAAATAAAGCCCCTGAGAATGATGACAACGTTTCAACAGAAATCCATCCCGAGTCCGAGAAGGATACTCCCTCAAAAAGTGAGGAAACAGGAGACATTACATCAAAAGAAAATACTCCAGGTTACCGTCGCTCTAGTTCAGTTAACATGAAGAAAATGCAGAAAATGTTTCAGAATGCAGCAGAGGAGAATGTAAGAAGTATAAGAGCATACGTGACAGAATTGAAAGAACGTGTGGCCAAGCTGCAGTACCAAAAGCAGTTACTTGTTTGCCAG GTACTTGAGCTTGAGGCAAATGAAGCAAGTGGCCACAACATAGAAGATGAAGTGGACACAGGTGAACCAGAGGAACCTCAAGTTTTGTGGCAAGTAACATTTAAAGAGCAGCGACAACTGATCCTTGAATTATGGGATGCATGTTATGTCTCCATTATTCACAGGACCCAGTTTTATTTGCTATTCAAGGGAGATCCAGCTGATCAAATATATGTAGAAGTTGAACTAAGGCGTTTGACTTGGTTGCAACAACACCTAGCAGAACTCGGGAATGCAAGTCCAGCTCCTAATGTTGGAGGAGATGAACCAACTATCTCACTGTCATCAAG TATGAGAGCATTGAAAAGAGAACGAGAATTTCTCGCCAAGAGATTGATATCACGTTTGACGCCAGAAGAGAGGGAGACATTATATATGAAATGGGATGTCCCCCTTGAAGGGAAGCAGAGGAAGATGCAATTTATCAACAAGCTTTGGACAGATCCTCATGATCAAAGACATGTAGAAGAAAGTGCTGAAATAGTTGCAAAGCTGGTGGGTTTCTGCACAGGAGGTAACATGTCGAAGGAAATGTTCGAGCTGAATTTTGTGCTTCCTTCCGATAAGAGGCCATGGTTAATGGGCTGGAACCATTTGACAAACTTACTTAATTTGTAA
- the LOC127114750 gene encoding uncharacterized protein LOC127114750, with product MFGTSLQFNGVRGEDRFYIPVKARKNQNQNQRKKTQRDKCGENKSEDSAIKYELVDSHNRNLNEDSATKSELVDSEPASNIDRFLESTTPLVPAQFFSKTTMRGWKTCDVEYQSYFALNDLWESFKEWSAYGAGVPLLLDQRDSVVQYYVPYLSAIQLYGQSAKKSIVKPGCIGEDSDSDYYRDSSSDGSSDSEFGKRTKHSIAQRSNQNQTSDTSLQMSMLPVQEGFSSDESETGNPQDLLFEYFDQEPPYGREPLADKILNLARHYPSLKSLRSCDLLPASWLSVAWYPIYRIPSGQTLKDLDACFLTYHTLHTPLTGNGGTHAPILLYPNDIDGVANISLPTFAMASYKLKGSIWMKNGVSDNQLANSLLQAADNWLRLVQVNHPDYKFFVSHGTYHK from the exons ATGTTTGGGACTTCACTGCAATTTAATGGTGTTCGTGGTGAGGATCGGTTTTACATTCCTGTGAAAGCAAGGAAGAATCAGAATCAAAATCAGCGTAAGAAAACTCAGAGAGATAAGTGTGGTGAAAATAAGAGCGAAGATTCTGCTATAAAGTATGAACTTGTTGATTCTCATAATAGGAATCTCAATGAAGATTCTGCTACAAAGAGTGAACTTGTTGATTCTGAGCCTGCAAGTAACATTGATCGATTCTTGGAGTCTACAACACCATTAGTTCCAGCTCAGTTTTTCTCTAAG ACAACAATGAGAGGATGGAAGACTTGTGATGTAGAGTATCAATCATACTTCGCCTTGAATGATCTCTGGGAATCATTCAAGGAATGGAGTGCCTATGGAGCAGGAGTTCCTTTGTTACTTGATCAAAGAGATTCTGTTGTACAATATTATGTTCCTTATTTATCGGCTATTCAACTATACGGTCAATCAGCTAAGAAGTCAATTGTTAAGCCAGG ATGCATTGGTGAAGATAGTGACAGTGATTACTACAGAGATTCAAGTAGTGATGGAAGCAGTGATAGTGAGTTTGGAAAAAGGACTAAACATTCTATAGCACAAAGAAGTAATCAAAATCAAACAAgtgacacttctttacaaatGAGCATGCTACCTGTTCAAGAGGGATTTTCTAGCGATGAAAGTGAAACCGGGAATCCTCAAGATCTTCTTTTTGAGTATTTTGATCAAGAGCCTCCATATGGCCGTGAGCCATTGGCTGACAAG ATACTCAATCTTGCGCGCCACTATCCTAGCCTCAAGTCGTTGAGAAGTTGTGACTTATTGCCTGCCAGTTGGTTGTCTGTGGCTTG GTACCCTATATATCGAATACCGTCTGGTCAAACATTGAAAGATTTAGATGCTTGTTTTCTTACTTATCATACACTCCATACACCATTGACAG GAAATGGCGGTACTCATGCTCCAATATTGCTTTATCCGAATGACATAGATGGTGTAGCGAATATATCTTTACCAACTTTTGCAATGGCATCTTATAAGTTAAAGGGATCTATTTGGATGAAAAACGGAGTTAGTGACAATCAGTTAGCGAATTCGCTCTTGCAGGCTGCAGATAACTGGTTACGGCTGGTTCAAGTGAATCACCCGGATTATAAGTTCTTTGTGTCGCATGGCACATACCACAAGTGA